In the Uranotaenia lowii strain MFRU-FL chromosome 1, ASM2978415v1, whole genome shotgun sequence genome, ttatttttatgtatttcaATCTGTTTCACAAATCTATCAACTTTATTTGGCTCctgatgaacattttttttgggtGTCTCAATTTTTCTTACCTGAAGGAATTTTGCTTTAATGCatgaaaatttccttatttcGCTGAGTTTCTAATTTGAGGCCAGATTAGAATTGAGGAAAACTTACCAATAGACACCTTTCCTTACAATCCAAAACGATAAGGACACCAAAAATTGTCTCCCGCGTCCACTCAACATCCTTACAACTCCCTACATCGAGTATTTcccaataaaatttagaaaaaaaacaattacttaAAAAACTATTGAACTACACACAGCAGTGCTGCCCGGTTCCAGTTCGGCTTCATAGTCGGATTTTCGTGCAAACACATAAGCTTGTAAAACAACCACTGGGAAAAACAAAGAGAAATATGTTGttacaacaatttttcaaatttatatagcAACTTAGTTATATGCAAACATGCATTACATCAAAGATTACATGAAGCATCAAACATCACTTTCTATTTCGATTGGCGTATTAGAAGTGTATAAACTTGCAGCAAAAACAATATCCCTTCGAATTGCGTTTGACGCTTCTTCCATTTTGCTGTGTAGTACAGGATCGCCAATAATCCGTGCGGCATTTTTTACATTGCACAATGTTTCATTGAGTTGCTGAATACATCGGACTATGATTCCTTCCTTGACATCAGTCAAGTCCATAATCTCTGCAAATGGCTTATTTTGGGCCCATTCGTACACAACTTCGATCAATCCGAAATTGAGCTTCTCTTTTTCCAATATATCCGTAACCCTGCAAACCTGTTCCACGGAGCGAATGTCATTCTCAACTTCTTCGAACAACTTTTTGGCctgcaaaaaatattatttttcttaagtcCTGGGTATTCTATTTTAGAATTAGTtcacaattattttttacatAGTATTCGTTCACATTATTAGTTCACAAAACATAGAAATCAATCAAGTGATGACGGTTTTTACGCGTATATGAGACggcttttatcttttttatatgAGCTTTTTCCCCTCCAATAGATAAAATAATCGCAAAATTTATTGAACAATTAATATAGGATACGTTACCTTCTTcagattttcagtgattttagGTTCAACTTCAGTTTTGGCTTGGAATACCAAACTAGATAACAGGGCCGCAATTTCGGCTGGTTGTAGATCTGTTAAGATATTTCGTAGCACCAGTTCAGTTATCATTAGTTCATTTTGACCCATCTCACAAGCAACACGACCTTTCATtgccactgaaaaaaaaaaagattttaaaaaaacctaACGGAAcctataataataaaaaaaatggctttcTATTAggtcataggtcggcaacctgcggctcgcgagccgcatgcggctctttggatgtaaAGCTGTGGCTCTTTGGCCACTGCGCAAATattaaatattctttaaataaaattttaaaaatttctttaccGATAATTTAATCTTGCAACCTGGAACACGGATTTTTATAGGTCCAGAAGAATAGCTTTTAAGATTGAATCCGTTCTAGGAACAAGCGAAAATGATCAAATTGCAAAATTGGATTCTGTTGAAgtctaattttacaatttttatgctTTTCATTGTTTCAAGCATCAGCACAGAGATCAAGATTgaatttatcattaattttaaatgcaaacAATAACTGtctttttaaacaacaaaaactaaaataaacttatttatttccaaaacgcttgtttaaatattttttttatcaatcgaTCACAAAAGTTTAGCTGTTGCTAACAGgataatcaaagtatttttttacgaaaatgtAGTACTTAGATAGTTTCTATTTTGTTATAAAACAACGTGAACCtcgttaagtttaaaaattgattttaaaaacaaaattgagaaatgctCGATCCTGTCCGGCTGCCTGGATATCGAGGAAATAAGCCTAGTTTTCGCCCGGattattaatcatttttgtgaaattccAAATCTTGAACTTGTTTAAACAAAATCAGttcccatgttttttttttggaattttgagatAAGTTGTGCCttggttaaaattatttttcatgtgtTTATTTTCCAGCTTTTCTCTTACATTTTTATGTCAAATATCCAGATTGTGGCTAAatttgcccggttattgcccgattatgagtttaaaatttagaaacccaATACCCGGATCTGCTCAGCTTGGatacgtacaaaaaaaaacggaaatgcTTACTCATGacataaagaataaaaaagtaaatagaTACGTGGAATTCtaattcaaatttccaaaactatataaagagaattacaaataaaagtttatcaGCTATTCAAACTTAATCAGCGatgagaatgaatgaaaatttcaattcttaaaatctatttaaaaactaatcacAGGCTTAATGCttgtaataaataaaatgatcTTTACCCCacgatccattttttttataattaaattgttgtttttaaaaaagtaaacCTTTGATTCTTTgaacacatttcaaattttaggtCTGATGCTTGAAgccaatatttaccaaaaaccctcaaattttgaacaaagttttttatattttttccaattttaatttagagtttatcaccgttgatttatttttattattttttctcgatcTTTTAAAAGTAGGTACCCTTGAACTGATCTTGCCAGTTAAAATTGGatgtttctttattatttgtcaCGAATTTTCAATGTAGGCTACGAAAACAGATTTATACTGGTCAAAGCACAGGTTTTTTTTCCAGTAATCTCAGCTTTAGAAGGCATTGCTAAATAATctataataaattgaattttattctttattcaatTGGACACACAATACTGAAGAATAACATGTGACATAAtatgagatttttgaaattttccagatTCAGAAAATTCTGAAGACTCgtttgctgaatttttaaagttctaaatttgttatgacataTGTAGCGAGTTGAGATCAAAATATTTCAGCTACAAAACTTTAATGGAATTTAGCCTCATAACTACTGGATTTGTAAAAGGATTAGCTAAAACTGGGGAAATGTCATAAACACCTCgataattttaagtatttttttccatttactatgttatttttaaagaattttactaAGTTATAAATATTCTTCTTATGTTTATATGTTCAAATTATTTACTTTAACATCTTCCAAAGTATTTATTtaagtatttattttaatatggactttaaattttcttgacccgatatttgccaacgcattaaaattgatataaaatgaAACCATGTAAGAAGAGTTTGCGATCTAGAGGAGGTTATtaggaaaacatttaaaagaaatattcaggatttagaataaaaaaatctaatggttttaacatagtttttgtgaaactcatatatttcgtgtttttgtattataaacaaaaacaataaatcttaAATGTGGCTCTTTCCAaccctgaaattttgaaaattttaaggtttttggctcttccgaccCAAAAGATTGCCGACCACTGTATTAGGTCATTACATACTAGTTAAATCTTTGCAGGTTTTTCGGCTAGAcacaattttatttcttatcgATAGTCAAGCAAACCTACCTTGTTGCATACCATCAATGTATTTCAGCTTGTGTAACACCTCCAATTTGTTACAATAATCCGGGTATAGAGACATACTTTTGTAAGAAACTTGATATTTTAGATCGTCTAGCTTTTTCTCCAACTGCTTCCTGTCGAAAACTGTAGCAAATTCGTTAAGAAAATCAGCTATGTCAGTGTATGGCAGAATGTACTCAAGACGATCACGAGAATCTTTCAACTCTTCGTGTTGTTTCAGCTGATCCAGATTCAGTTGGAATTTCTGGGATTCGAATTTCATGTTATCGTTCAGAATAGCATTGTTCACTTCAGTAAGAGCTGACACAGCTTCAATGACAGATTGGGAAGGCGGTTGATCCCTGAAGCGTGCTATTTGTCGATTGTCCCAGTTGTGAAGAATTTTGATGGGATCACATTTAATGATCTGCTTAGTTACTTCTACTATACTTGAAATGCTAATCTGCAGAACCGAATGCCCTCCTACTCCTTCAGGTATGAATTTTCGATGTTGAGAAGAAAGGGCAACCATTCTGTGCCAAAGTTTGCCGCGTTCCAAGCCGTCCGATTTATTCTCAGTAGCAGATTTATGGCCCAAAACTAAAACTTTATACAAAGCTTCTTTTGGATTATGATATAGAACTGCTAACAGCAAAGCTACTTTATTATAGTGTTGTTCATGAGTTATCACAAGAACGCGCCCGGGTTTGAAGTCATTGGATTTCAGTTGTGAAACATATAAACGAGGCTGCAAAGAAAGTGTTTTTAACCTGTGTCATGGTAACAAAACATTCCTACTTACCATCAGCTCATCCCACTTAGTAATATAATCCAAAGCTGCGTCATAGAATTGGCACAAAGGCTTCAAATGATCACTCAAATCATTCAACTCCGATATCTTTTCTTCCATCTTATTTAACTCGGATTTATTTTCAGGTAGCTTTTGACGTTTGTCGAATTCTCGGAAGCTATGTAACATCATATTTTCTACAGTTACTAATTCCACGCGTAAAAGATACAATATCATAGCGTAAGTGAGACGAAACTGAGATTCTAATCGCATTGGCTTTCCTAGAATCATGTGTTTCAGTTCACTTTCAACTGGCGTATTAAATTTGCTGATGATGATAACAGTTCCGTCTTTATCCTTTCCACGTCGACCAGCCCGACCGGCCATTTGAGTGTATTCAGCTGGTTGCAACACTCGTAGAGCTTGACCATcatattttttggttgaatcaaAAACAACTGTTTTAGCTGGCATGTTCACGCCCATTGCGAAAGTTTCAGTTGCAAATAATATCTTCACCAAACCACGAGCAAACAACATTTCTACTATTTCCTTGAGTATAGGTAATATACCGCTGTGATGAATGCCTATCCCACGCTGGAGACAGTTTTGAACTTGGATTATCTGCGGCAAAGTCCGATCGGGTGGTTTCAGCTTTTGTAAACATAATTGGAAGAAAGACATAATAACATACTTTTCTCGGGCTGTCGTCAAATCACAAGACATAAGAGCGTTGGCATTTAAATCGCATCTGTTGCGGGACAACGTGAATGCTACTACCGGTAGCTTATCGTTCTTTTGAAGGTGTTCTATCAAACCCATCCACAACGTTTGCTCCTGTTTCAGATTTAATGGACCTTGACGatttttattactattttttgctAGTTTCATTTCAACAGCTTCTTTAGCTTTTCTATAACCTTCCATCAGAAAATTGCTTTCTTGATCAACGATAAGGAAAATGTCGTCTTTTGATTTGCTTCCAAACCCTATTggttaaataaaatcattaattgAGAACATACATCTAGTTTCAATAAGATAATTTTTAGCATCGGATTAGCTTACCTGTATAAATGTAATGTTTGAGCGGAACGGGTCTTTTCGGAGTGCTTACGACATACACTTGTTTCTTCTTAGTTTTGCCTACCCAATTTGCAAACTCCAACGTATTCGGAACGGTGGCACTAAGCATGACAATGCAAACATGATCTGGCAGTAGAATCAAAACTTCTTCCCAGACATGTCCCCGATCGGCATCCGTTATATAGTGAACCTCGTCGAAAATAACGTATTCCAAGTCACGAGTGATATCACTGCCGCAGTACAACATCGACCGGAGAATTTCCGTTGTCATTATAAGGCAGGAGGCGGTTGGATCAATTTGAATGTCGCCTGTGATAAGACCAACGTCttcaaatgttgttttaaaatctCGGTATTTTTGATTCGATAAGGCTTTGATCGGTGAAGTGTATATCGTTTTCGTCATATGTTTTTTTGACAAAGCAATTGCATATTCAGCTACTACTGTTTTACCAGCTGAAGTATGGGCAGCTACAAAAACATGATTGTGTTCTTCGAGTTTTATGATAGCctgtttttgaaatatatcaaGCTCAAATTGATATTTGTGAGCCATATCGGGTACCTTAATATGGAAGTCAGTGACTGGTTTAGAAATATCTAACAATTCCGCccattcaacttttttaatgaCATTAGTAGCCGCTGTCTCTATTTTTAATACCGGTACAACAGAATTTTCCGCAGCGAAAGTACTTTCATCTACAGATTCAAACGAAGTATGCTTCTTCGTTGGACCTATGCTAGCCGCGTTAGACGCATCATTGGTACTTTCTATTGTGTCTAAAAGAGAGAGACTTCGAATATCGTCAATAGTAGACAAGAGGTCTATAACCGATCCACAAGTGTTTGTTTCTACAGAGCTAAATTCCATTCCATTGAGGAATCCAGGGGGACATGATTTTAAATTCTGCTCAAATACGGTGCTGTCAATATTTAATTGCTCAAGGATTTTATCGGGCTCATCAAATCCGCCTGGCCAGAAAGGAAAATTCGATGCACACCCTCTTGTTGAATCTTGCATCAATCCCGGTTCCCGTTGAAGTGACATAGAGTTTTTACTATTGCTTCCAGCTTTATCGGAAGCAATTTCGACAAAATCAACTATCCGTCCTGATTCCTGGCATCGTTCTGGTACGATCCGTGTACTAAGAGGAGCAGCCGGTACATCGTATAATGATCTGATATCAGATGTCCGAGGGAAAAAACTAGGTTTAACGGTATCTGCGTTGATCGCTGGCTCTAAAATATACTGTTGAAGAGTATCGTCCGTATCTTGAACGATAGGTGGAGGTTTTTTCCACCACGAGAActgaaaatcgtaaaaattaaaaaaataacttactaTAAACTTACAGTTATTACTATTACTAAATATTAACTTACGTTTATTGCACTCATTTCGTCCGGTTCAAGATTCTGTCTTCCGTGCCTGTCCATTTATGGTGACAGTTCTTCTTCAGTCGATTCAAGaacactgaaaatcaaaagttCCCGATAGGAAATACACCCTACTATTCACCATACTTAGGGTAgaaacacagtgcacgcgagcgagcgatttttgaatgaacctgAAATGAATTTCGCGCGAACATTTTTCAGGATCGTTCACAGTGCATGCGACGCAGAGTATTTTAattatacacccaaaataatctgcacgtcgtggctacgtgaaaaactacataatttttatccaattgattttcacgtaaatgctACGAAATAGTTAACTAAACGCGCCCCTATTGGAATTTGTACTCACATctaatttacgtgaatttttcatgattgcAACATGGTTTGACGCTGAAAGTtacgagaaatttttaaacaatcgaGGTTCCATTATAGTCAGCTATATCGTTTCTTTTAATTATTATGATATTTGAGTTATTGAtcatacacacaaaactttcgaggctccacttagcaaaaggtgtgttcaacagaagtcaatcgaaatcaattgaaatggattgacagttgatcagctgtttttccaattgacttcgatcgatttctatcaggctgctgaatgaacagccagatactaatactaacgcgctgtgtttattgtcattttcttaTTCAGCTATACAggcacagaaaacagacgtacaagctcgaacaaaaaaccgtcaaaaaagtgtgtaaaatttcaaatgctatcaccaaaaaaatacgttagaaactgactgcaaacagtgtcatctattgcgccgttcaagagttacaaatcaacttttaagtgcccagttttcgaaaaggcgtaatcgtagccaaaaaaccaaaattagttcaaaaagggtgttgggatttttacacaagtttcgtgggctagcttgtacgtctgttctctgtgatacaGGTCTGAGGTATCGggattgattttcttaaataaaaaaagcaaaatcgtaatggtctttaattttattttcaattaatttttcgattcccGATGCGTTTCCgctagaattgaaaaaaacaccTGGCAGAGTACGACTTTCACAGCAaaagcacagcaccaccgacacaGCAGCACCGAccagcacagcaccaccgacaccGACTAAGCatggcacagcaccaccgactcagtaCACGATAGAGGACACCGCACCGAATGACATCActttcaaacttgaaaattaaaaaacaaaccgaatcagctgttttttgacagtaaacaactgcatttgtgttagtgcgatagaaaccgatagaaacgaatcctgctctcgagcttgatcgatttcgattggtttcgatcgattccgattggcttcattgaacgtcaattggattagtttcgatcacaacattggctgagtgaacaacaatttaccaatcgaaatcgattgaaaccgatttcaattggctGTTGAACGGGCTTAAAAATGAGCCGTTACTTTccgttagaaaaaataaatttttactgCTCAGTTAGCATTTTCCCAAATTGTCATGCCACtaagaaaaatactattatgtatgccataagattcttttatgaagtggcgccataagaaaaattaatgaaattcataagattgtcttatgacgcgaatgaattctgaagatgaacgcctacttcaatgagaggttgttgctttccataagagattcttatggaaacagtaaatcactttctgtGTAACTTCAATTTCCATCAGGAGTCACCCACCAAAAGGATTGCGCCTCCAAACTCATCCTGTGTCCGAGTTGCATGGTGCCGCGTCTTGACTGATGCCGACCGTTGACTGCTCGAATCAACTCTCGCGGGAATGTGTGCTATGCTTCGTACTTACGCATACATTTATACTATACCGAACTATCAAACCGCTCGAGTCAACTCTCGCGGGAGGATGCGCGCTCACTAGCACAAGTATACTACACACATCTCCCTTCCTCTCGGGAAAAGAAAGAGCAGCGATGCAACATTTACATCTGTACtttcaaccagaaaaaaaaaatctatttcatcTGTATACTTCTTTTGGACAGAAATGTGAACCAAAATTTGTTCATACGACACTTAGTACTTTATCTTAGAAAttctccaattttcaaaaataaagtgtTTGGAATTGATTAAGTTTCCAATATTTATACCATTTCGAGTGTCTTTGATCACTCTGATGAATTCTAAATATTCTATCAAGTAAAATCATTTAGATTGTATATGTAAAACTACAGTGATATCTATTACACCAAATGCCAACAAATCTGTACAGGTTTacgagaattttgaaatcggtTATATGTACCGAAAATGAGCTAAAGCATGTGCACTTTTCCAGATAAATTTTTATATGTGGCAACCATGGCCATAtgtgtacactcagaaaaatactattatgtatgccataagattctcttatgaagtggcgccataagaaaaattaatgaaattcataagattgtcttatgacgcgaatgaattctgaagatgaacgcctacttcaatgagaggttgttgcttttcataagagattcttatggaaacagtaaatcactttctaataagaaaaattctcgatatttcatgctgaaaacattcactttattgtttgccaaatttgtttaaaattaaatccttcatggtcgtcaccatcagcagcgcatcaacagacggctccatcaaagtttttttttgccgcatcttaatcttcgacctttcgttttttgcctatcagcttgctgaaaagtaaacaaataatgtattttggtttactaatatattcaa is a window encoding:
- the LOC129755043 gene encoding SKI2 subunit of superkiller complex protein isoform X1; its protein translation is MDRHGRQNLEPDEMSAINFSWWKKPPPIVQDTDDTLQQYILEPAINADTVKPSFFPRTSDIRSLYDVPAAPLSTRIVPERCQESGRIVDFVEIASDKAGSNSKNSMSLQREPGLMQDSTRGCASNFPFWPGGFDEPDKILEQLNIDSTVFEQNLKSCPPGFLNGMEFSSVETNTCGSVIDLLSTIDDIRSLSLLDTIESTNDASNAASIGPTKKHTSFESVDESTFAAENSVVPVLKIETAATNVIKKVEWAELLDISKPVTDFHIKVPDMAHKYQFELDIFQKQAIIKLEEHNHVFVAAHTSAGKTVVAEYAIALSKKHMTKTIYTSPIKALSNQKYRDFKTTFEDVGLITGDIQIDPTASCLIMTTEILRSMLYCGSDITRDLEYVIFDEVHYITDADRGHVWEEVLILLPDHVCIVMLSATVPNTLEFANWVGKTKKKQVYVVSTPKRPVPLKHYIYTGFGSKSKDDIFLIVDQESNFLMEGYRKAKEAVEMKLAKNSNKNRQGPLNLKQEQTLWMGLIEHLQKNDKLPVVAFTLSRNRCDLNANALMSCDLTTAREKYVIMSFFQLCLQKLKPPDRTLPQIIQVQNCLQRGIGIHHSGILPILKEIVEMLFARGLVKILFATETFAMGVNMPAKTVVFDSTKKYDGQALRVLQPAEYTQMAGRAGRRGKDKDGTVIIISKFNTPVESELKHMILGKPMRLESQFRLTYAMILYLLRVELVTVENMMLHSFREFDKRQKLPENKSELNKMEEKISELNDLSDHLKPLCQFYDAALDYITKWDELMPRLYVSQLKSNDFKPGRVLVITHEQHYNKVALLLAVLYHNPKEALYKVLVLGHKSATENKSDGLERGKLWHRMVALSSQHRKFIPEGVGGHSVLQISISSIVEVTKQIIKCDPIKILHNWDNRQIARFRDQPPSQSVIEAVSALTEVNNAILNDNMKFESQKFQLNLDQLKQHEELKDSRDRLEYILPYTDIADFLNEFATVFDRKQLEKKLDDLKYQVSYKSMSLYPDYCNKLEVLHKLKYIDGMQQVAMKGRVACEMGQNELMITELVLRNILTDLQPAEIAALLSSLVFQAKTEVEPKITENLKKAKKLFEEVENDIRSVEQVCRVTDILEKEKLNFGLIEVVYEWAQNKPFAEIMDLTDVKEGIIVRCIQQLNETLCNVKNAARIIGDPVLHSKMEEASNAIRRDIVFAASLYTSNTPIEIESDV
- the LOC129755043 gene encoding SKI2 subunit of superkiller complex protein isoform X2, coding for MDRHGRQNLEPDEMSAINFSWWKKPPPIVQDTDDTLQQYILEPAINADTVKPSFFPRTSDIRSLYDVPAAPLSTRIVPERCQESGRIVDFVEIASDKAGSNSKNSMSLQREPGLMQDSTRGCASNFPFWPGGFDEPDKILEQLNIDSTVFEQNLKSCPPGFLNGMEFSSVETNTCGSVIDLLSTIDDIRSLSLLDTIESTNDASNAASIGPTKKHTSFESVDESTFAAENSVVPVLKIETAATNVIKKVEWAELLDISKPVTDFHIKVPDMAHKYQFELDIFQKQAIIKLEEHNHVFVAAHTSAGKTVVAEYAIALSKKHMTKTIYTSPIKALSNQKYRDFKTTFEDVGLITGDIQIDPTASCLIMTTEILRSMLYCGSDITRDLEYVIFDEVHYITDADRGHVWEEVLILLPDHVCIVMLSATVPNTLEFANWVGKTKKKQVYVVSTPKRPVPLKHYIYTGFGSKSKDDIFLIVDQESNFLMEGYRKAKEAVEMKLAKNSNKNRQGPLNLKQEQTLWMGLIEHLQKNDKLPVVAFTLSRNRCDLNANALMSCDLTTAREKYVIMSFFQLCLQKLKPPDRTLPQIIQVQNCLQRGIGIHHSGILPILKEIVEMLFARGLVKILFATETFAMGVNMPAKTVVFDSTKKYDGQALRVLQPAEYTQMAGRAGRRGKDKDGTVIIISKFNTPVESELKHMILGKPMRLESQFRLTYAMILYLLRVELVTVENMMLHSFREFDKRQKLPENKSELNKMEEKISELNDLSDHLKPLCQFYDAALDYITKWDELMPRLYVSQLKSNDFKPGRVLVITHEQHYNKVALLLAVLYHNPKEALYKVLVLGHKSATENKSDGLERGKLWHRMVALSSQHRKFIPEGVGGHSVLQISISSIVEVTKQIIKCDPIKILHNWDNRQIARFRDQPPSQSVIEAVSALTEVNNAILNDNMKFESQKFQLNLDQLKQHEELKDSRDRLEYILPYTDIADFLNEFATVFDRKQLEKKLDDLKYQVSYKSMSLYPDYCNKLEVLHKLKYIDGMQQGQKVVRRS